Genomic DNA from Halobaculum sp. CBA1158:
GTCACCGGCGAGTTCGATGCGCTCGCCGATGAACTCGTCGGGGCGCTCGAAGGTAACAGCTGCAGCGTGTCCGAGGTCGTCGACGTCGATCATCTGCAGTTCGACGCCCTCCTCGAGCGGGAACGCGAGCGTGCCGTCGAGGATATCCTCGGCGAAGGCCTCGAAGTTCTGGAAGAAGAACACCGGCTGGAGGACGGTCATCGGGAGGTCGAGATCCTGTGCATGCTGTTCGATCTCCCACGCCGAGTCGAAGTGGGGGATACCGGTGTCCTTCTCGTGGCTGCCGACGCCGCTGAACACGAAGTGGTCGACGCCCGCCTCGGCGGCCACGTCGGCGATGTTCTTGCCCTGCTGCACCTGCGTCTCGTACCCCTGTGTCCAGAAGTTCGTCACCGCGAACACGGCGTCCACGTCGTCGACGTGTTCACGGAGGGTGTCCGGTTCGTTGAGGTCACCCTCGACCATCGTCACGCCACGGTCTTCGAGTCCTTGTGCGGTGTCACTCCCCGCGTCGCGAGTCAATCCACGGATGTCGAAGTCCGTGTCAGCGGCGAGCAGGTGATCGATGACTGCGCCACCTTGATTGCCCGTTGCGCCTGTCACGAGAACGCTGGTCTGGTTGTCACTCATAATTGAATTATCTACGCGTTGATTCGAGTGAAGCTAGTTGGCTTCCGATACACAGCCGCGATACGCAGTCGTACTGTTACAGCGGAAGGTAAAAATGACTTCTGTGGACGCCGGAATCACCACGTGACACCGATGTCACCTTGTGGAACCCAGATTGACGATTCGTTCGGCAGATTAGCGATCTCTAGCTACTACCGTTGGCCGCTTGTCGTTCGATCCTCTCTGATCGGCGGGCACAACGAATGAGACGCTGCCATCCCAACGGCCGGTATGGTCACTTACGACGGTGGTGAAGGCGTTTTGCTCGGGCTGGCGTGTGGTGACGCGCTCGGCGAACCGGTCGAAGGCTGGTCGGCCGACCGCATCGCCGCAGAGTATGGGACACTCACGGAGTTCGTTGACGGTCGCGTCCCGCCGGGCGGTCTCACCGACGACACTGAGCAGGCACTTCGGTTGGCGCGAAGCCTCGTCGAGTGTGGCGGCTTCGACCCCGACGACGCCAGCCGGCGATTCATCGAGTGGTTCGAGGGCGGCGCCGTCGGCATCGGCGGCCTGACCCGTCGCGTCCTGCGCCGGATCGTGGACGGTGACGACTGGGAACGAGCGAGCCGCGAAAGTTGGGAAAACAGCTCGGAGGGCCGCAACGCTGGCAATGGGAGCGTGATGCGGTGTGCCCCTATTGCTGTCGCGTACGCCCACGATTTCGACGAACTGACGACCGCCAGTCGCACCTCCTCGAAGCTCACCCACTACGACCCCCGCTGTGTCTACGGCTGTGAACTCCTTAATCGGGCGATCGCAGGCTACCTCCGTGACGAACCACGGCCGCTGGAGGACGCACTCTCCGCACTTCCCGAGGAGGCCCCGGACGAACTGATCGCGGCAGTCGAACCTGTTCCCGACGAGATCGATCCCGAGACGCTCTCGCCGACGGGATACGTCGTCGATACGCTGCAGGTGGCGACGTATCACGCGCTCACGGCC
This window encodes:
- a CDS encoding ADP-ribosylglycohydrolase family protein, with product MVTYDGGEGVLLGLACGDALGEPVEGWSADRIAAEYGTLTEFVDGRVPPGGLTDDTEQALRLARSLVECGGFDPDDASRRFIEWFEGGAVGIGGLTRRVLRRIVDGDDWERASRESWENSSEGRNAGNGSVMRCAPIAVAYAHDFDELTTASRTSSKLTHYDPRCVYGCELLNRAIAGYLRDEPRPLEDALSALPEEAPDELIAAVEPVPDEIDPETLSPTGYVVDTLQVATYHALTADDAESAVVNAVNGGGDADTIGAVAGAIAGARFGASALPDRWVDELDRGDDLRRLGRELADLDT
- a CDS encoding NmrA/HSCARG family protein; this encodes MTGATGNQGGAVIDHLLAADTDFDIRGLTRDAGSDTAQGLEDRGVTMVEGDLNEPDTLREHVDDVDAVFAVTNFWTQGYETQVQQGKNIADVAAEAGVDHFVFSGVGSHEKDTGIPHFDSAWEIEQHAQDLDLPMTVLQPVFFFQNFEAFAEDILDGTLAFPLEEGVELQMIDVDDLGHAAAVTFERPDEFIGERIELAGDELTLRETAEIFSRVTGVDVDPVHVPTDEAVEDFGEEFTVMCEWFNEVGYSADIPALEERFGFEFTRLPEYLFENGWEDKDGMASVPGWVKAM